A genomic region of Noviherbaspirillum sp. L7-7A contains the following coding sequences:
- a CDS encoding fasciclin domain-containing protein, which produces MAGLQLKLFDCMATIWKSLDASVHAARRIGHSLKGTAMKNIFKYLATMLLLAFSAASSAADLMDKAASATNLKIFSAAVKSAGFNETLKGTGPYTVFAPSDEAFSKLPAGSWEALSRDKVKLAAVLAHHVVPGKMLVTEVKPGQIKTTQGDFVTVKSDNGKVTVDQANVIESDVAADNGVIHILDKVVLPE; this is translated from the coding sequence ATGGCCGGGTTGCAATTGAAACTTTTCGATTGTATGGCAACCATATGGAAGAGCCTTGATGCTTCCGTGCATGCAGCACGGCGTATCGGGCATAGCCTTAAAGGAACTGCAATGAAGAACATTTTCAAATATTTGGCAACGATGCTGCTGCTGGCGTTCAGTGCGGCCAGCAGCGCAGCCGACCTGATGGACAAGGCGGCTTCGGCAACCAATCTCAAGATTTTCTCGGCTGCTGTCAAGTCCGCCGGATTCAATGAAACGCTGAAGGGAACCGGCCCCTATACCGTATTTGCTCCCAGCGACGAGGCATTTTCAAAGCTGCCCGCAGGCAGCTGGGAAGCACTGTCCAGGGATAAGGTCAAGCTGGCCGCCGTACTGGCGCACCATGTCGTGCCCGGCAAGATGCTGGTCACCGAAGTCAAGCCGGGCCAGATCAAGACTACGCAGGGGGACTTCGTTACGGTCAAGTCGGACAATGGCAAGGTAACGGTCGATCAGGCCAATGTGATCGAGAGCGACGTGGCGGCCGATAACGGCGTGATCCATATTCTCGACAAGGTGGTGTTGCCCGAGTGA
- a CDS encoding TetR/AcrR family transcriptional regulator has protein sequence MQAKAPRRTRERILELSLRLFNEFGEPNITTTIIAEEMGISPGNLYYHFRNKDDIVDSIFAQFEGEIIRMLSVPADRRPTIEDVWLYLHLIFELHWRYRFFYRDLSDLLSRNRKLELQFKEIYKHKILVARQLCEGLRSDGALQASDMEIDALASNIVVVASYWMSYEYVLNPRRYTEQQVMAEALMRGCYQVLSLIGPYLRGDTHALFLKLVEEYSKRPR, from the coding sequence ATGCAAGCAAAAGCGCCACGCCGCACCCGCGAACGGATACTGGAACTATCGCTGCGCTTGTTCAATGAGTTCGGCGAACCGAACATCACCACGACCATCATTGCCGAGGAAATGGGCATTTCGCCTGGCAACCTGTACTACCACTTCCGCAACAAGGACGACATCGTCGACTCGATTTTTGCCCAGTTCGAAGGCGAGATCATCCGCATGCTGTCGGTGCCGGCTGACCGCCGCCCGACCATCGAGGACGTCTGGCTCTACCTGCACCTGATTTTCGAGCTGCACTGGCGCTACCGTTTTTTCTATCGCGACCTGTCGGACCTGCTCTCGCGCAACCGCAAGCTCGAACTGCAGTTCAAGGAAATCTACAAGCACAAGATCCTGGTCGCGCGGCAGCTTTGCGAGGGCTTGCGCAGCGACGGCGCGCTGCAGGCAAGCGATATGGAAATCGACGCGCTGGCATCGAACATCGTGGTGGTGGCGAGTTACTGGATGTCGTATGAATACGTGCTCAATCCGCGCCGGTACACCGAGCAGCAGGTGATGGCGGAAGCCCTGATGCGCGGCTGCTACCAGGTTCTGTCACTGATTGGACCGTATCTTAGGGGCGATACGCATGCGCTGTTCCTGAAGCTGGTCGAGGAATACTCGAAGCGTCCCAGGTGA
- a CDS encoding TIGR00730 family Rossman fold protein → MRSLCVYCGSAMGASERYAQAARALGQELVRRDIGLVYGGGNVGLMGAIADAVMQGGGRATGVIPQALMKREVGHHGLTELHVVKDMHERKAMMAELSDGFIAMPGGFGTLEELFEVTTWAQLGLHEKPIGLLNVDGFYDGLAGFASHLVAQGFVRPDHARLLMHAPEAPALLDLLENFVPSHTVKWLEREQAQKIVP, encoded by the coding sequence ATCAGATCACTCTGCGTCTATTGCGGCTCCGCGATGGGCGCCTCCGAGCGCTATGCGCAGGCTGCGCGCGCACTCGGGCAGGAACTCGTCAGGCGCGATATCGGGCTGGTATACGGTGGCGGCAATGTGGGCCTGATGGGCGCCATCGCGGATGCCGTGATGCAGGGCGGCGGCAGGGCCACCGGCGTGATTCCTCAGGCGCTGATGAAGCGCGAGGTCGGCCACCATGGCCTGACCGAACTGCATGTGGTGAAGGACATGCATGAACGCAAGGCCATGATGGCCGAGCTGTCGGACGGGTTCATCGCGATGCCGGGTGGCTTTGGCACGCTGGAAGAATTGTTCGAGGTCACGACCTGGGCACAGCTCGGCCTGCATGAAAAGCCGATCGGCCTGCTGAATGTCGATGGTTTCTATGACGGCCTGGCCGGCTTTGCCAGCCATCTGGTCGCGCAGGGCTTCGTGCGGCCCGACCATGCCCGGCTGCTGATGCATGCGCCGGAGGCGCCGGCGCTGCTGGACCTGCTGGAGAATTTCGTGCCCAGCCACACGGTGAAGTGGCTGGAGCGGGAACAGGCCCAGAAGATCGTGCCCTGA
- a CDS encoding cystathionine gamma-synthase family protein → MNQNDKPQYGFTTAILHGDRQKPIEHGSLHKPIHTSVAFGYKDARELAAVFQGRQPGYRYGRQGNPTVSALEDKITRMENGYATICFSTGMAAIGAVAQALLREGDHVVSSAFLFGNTNSLWQTVGAQGVSVSMVDATDVANVEAVLTPATRLVFVETIANPRTQIADLARIGTLCRERGILFIVDNTMTSPYLFQPKGVGAGLVVNALTKSIAGHGIALGGSLTDTGVYDWTRYPHIADNYRKFPPVQWGMAQVRAKALRDFGGTLGPEAAHHIAVGAETMALRLERECSNALSLAEMLDADERVAAVHYPGLKSHPQHALASELFRAYGSLLSFELKDGIDCFDFLNRLRLAIPASNLGDTRTLVIPVAHTIFYEMGPERRASMGIAESLIRVSVGIEDNADLLHDFRQALAG, encoded by the coding sequence ATGAACCAGAACGACAAACCGCAGTACGGCTTCACCACCGCCATCCTGCATGGCGACCGCCAGAAGCCGATCGAGCATGGCTCCCTGCACAAGCCTATCCATACCTCGGTGGCCTTTGGCTACAAGGATGCGCGCGAACTGGCGGCCGTTTTCCAGGGAAGGCAGCCTGGCTACCGCTATGGCCGCCAGGGCAATCCCACCGTGTCGGCGCTGGAAGACAAGATCACCAGGATGGAAAACGGCTACGCCACCATCTGTTTCTCTACCGGCATGGCAGCCATCGGCGCGGTGGCGCAAGCGTTGCTGCGGGAGGGCGATCATGTGGTCTCATCGGCTTTCCTGTTCGGTAATACCAACAGCCTCTGGCAGACCGTCGGCGCGCAGGGCGTATCGGTGTCCATGGTGGATGCCACCGATGTAGCCAATGTCGAAGCGGTGCTGACGCCGGCCACCAGGCTGGTGTTTGTCGAGACCATTGCCAACCCGCGCACCCAGATCGCGGATCTGGCGCGCATCGGCACGCTGTGCCGCGAGCGCGGCATCCTGTTCATCGTCGATAACACCATGACCTCGCCCTACCTGTTCCAGCCCAAGGGGGTTGGCGCGGGGCTGGTGGTCAATGCACTGACCAAGTCCATCGCCGGGCACGGCATTGCCCTGGGCGGCAGCCTGACCGATACCGGCGTGTATGACTGGACCCGCTATCCGCATATCGCCGACAACTACCGGAAGTTTCCACCGGTGCAGTGGGGCATGGCGCAGGTCCGTGCCAAGGCGCTGCGCGACTTCGGCGGCACGCTCGGCCCGGAAGCGGCCCACCATATCGCGGTCGGTGCGGAAACCATGGCATTGCGGCTGGAGCGGGAGTGCAGCAACGCACTGTCGCTAGCCGAGATGCTGGACGCGGACGAGCGCGTGGCGGCGGTGCATTATCCGGGGCTGAAGTCGCATCCCCAGCATGCGCTGGCCAGCGAGCTGTTCCGCGCCTATGGCAGCCTGCTGAGTTTTGAGTTGAAGGATGGCATCGACTGCTTCGACTTCCTGAACCGGCTGCGTCTTGCCATCCCGGCCAGCAATCTGGGCGACACCCGCACCCTGGTGATTCCGGTGGCCCACACCATCTTCTATGAAATGGGTCCCGAGCGGCGTGCCAGCATGGGCATCGCCGAGTCCCTGATCCGGGTGTCGGTCGGCATCGAGGACAATGCCGACCTGCTGCACGACTTCCGCCAGGCGCTCGCCGGGTAG
- the purF gene encoding amidophosphoribosyltransferase gives MCGIAGVVSQSPVNQLIYDALLLLQHRGQDAAGIATNQGNKFYMHKANGMVRDVFRTRNMRSLPGNMGIGQCRYPTAGSSSEEEAQPFYVNAPFGITLAHNGNLTNWEQLKIEMFRNDRRHINTSSDSEVLLNVLAHEIQQATLGYSLDPSALFKAVASLHKRVRGSYAVVAQIAGFGMLAFRDPFGIRPLCLGVNETDAGTEYLVASESVALEGLGFRFVRDVAPGEAIFIDIDGNLVSQQCAENPVLNPCAFEFVYLARPDSVIDGASVYHSRLKMGEYLADKIRRQFSAGDIDVVMPIPDSSRPSTIELALKLNLDYREGFIKNRYIGRTFLMPGQAIRRKSVRQKLNAIGSEFKGKSVLLVDDSIVRGTTSREIVQMARDAGARRVIFASAAPPVIFPNVYGIDMPTRSELIAYGRSEEEVCREITADALVYQDLEALKRSISDANPAIKGFEASCFDGNYITGDISRAYLDRIETARGNVQPSNEDMVRSQLNLSLAPAD, from the coding sequence ATGTGTGGCATTGCAGGCGTCGTCTCCCAAAGCCCCGTCAACCAGCTGATCTACGATGCATTGCTGCTGCTGCAGCACCGCGGTCAGGATGCGGCGGGCATCGCGACCAATCAGGGCAACAAGTTTTACATGCACAAGGCAAACGGCATGGTGCGCGACGTGTTCCGCACCCGCAACATGCGCTCGCTGCCAGGCAATATGGGCATCGGCCAATGCCGTTATCCCACCGCCGGTTCGTCCAGCGAAGAGGAAGCCCAGCCTTTCTACGTGAATGCGCCGTTCGGCATCACCCTGGCCCATAACGGCAACCTGACCAACTGGGAACAGCTCAAGATCGAGATGTTCCGCAACGACCGCCGGCACATCAATACCAGTTCCGACTCGGAAGTGCTGCTCAACGTGCTGGCCCATGAAATCCAGCAGGCAACGCTGGGCTATTCGCTGGATCCGTCGGCGCTGTTCAAGGCGGTGGCATCGCTGCACAAGCGCGTGCGCGGTTCCTACGCGGTGGTGGCGCAGATTGCCGGCTTCGGCATGCTGGCCTTCCGCGATCCTTTCGGCATCCGTCCGCTGTGCCTGGGCGTGAATGAAACCGACGCCGGCACCGAGTACCTGGTGGCCAGCGAGTCGGTTGCGCTGGAAGGACTGGGCTTTCGCTTCGTGCGCGACGTGGCGCCAGGGGAGGCGATTTTCATCGACATCGACGGCAACCTGGTCAGCCAGCAGTGCGCGGAAAACCCGGTGCTCAATCCCTGCGCCTTCGAATTCGTCTACCTGGCCCGTCCGGACTCGGTCATCGACGGCGCCTCGGTCTACCATTCCCGCCTGAAGATGGGCGAGTACCTGGCCGACAAGATCCGTCGCCAGTTCAGCGCCGGCGATATCGACGTGGTAATGCCCATCCCGGATTCCTCCCGTCCGTCCACCATCGAACTGGCCCTGAAGCTCAACCTCGATTACCGCGAGGGCTTCATCAAGAACCGCTATATCGGCCGCACCTTCCTGATGCCGGGGCAGGCGATCCGCCGCAAGTCGGTGCGCCAGAAGCTCAATGCAATCGGCTCCGAATTCAAGGGCAAGAGCGTGCTGCTGGTCGACGATTCCATCGTGCGCGGCACCACCAGCCGCGAGATCGTGCAGATGGCGCGCGACGCCGGCGCCCGCCGCGTGATCTTCGCTTCCGCCGCGCCGCCGGTGATTTTCCCGAACGTGTACGGCATCGACATGCCGACCCGCAGCGAACTGATCGCCTATGGCCGCTCGGAAGAGGAAGTCTGCCGTGAAATCACCGCCGACGCGCTGGTGTACCAGGACCTGGAAGCGCTGAAGCGCTCGATTTCCGACGCCAATCCCGCCATCAAGGGCTTCGAGGCTTCCTGCTTCGACGGCAACTACATCACCGGCGACATTTCCCGCGCCTATCTCGACCGCATCGAAACCGCGCGCGGCAATGTACAGCCGTCCAACGAAGACATGGTGCGTTCCCAGCTGAACCTGTCGCTGGCGCCGGCCGACTGA
- a CDS encoding CvpA family protein, protein MTIFDYLTIFILVASVIISTMRGVVREVLSLASWVAAFVVANMYGEILAQWLPAAVPGALTRLIIAFVVLFIGTRLLMGLLILMCEALIKAGGLSFVDHGLGSVFGFARGMLIVLVAVLICGMTAIPQQPFWKDAILSPFAESAARSVKPFLPGEFARHVQF, encoded by the coding sequence GTGACGATTTTTGACTACCTGACCATTTTCATTCTGGTCGCGTCGGTCATCATCAGCACCATGCGCGGTGTGGTGCGCGAGGTGCTGTCGCTGGCGAGCTGGGTGGCGGCGTTTGTGGTGGCGAACATGTACGGGGAAATTCTGGCGCAGTGGTTGCCAGCGGCCGTGCCGGGTGCGCTGACCCGGCTCATCATTGCCTTCGTCGTCCTGTTCATCGGCACCCGGCTGCTGATGGGCTTGCTGATCCTGATGTGCGAGGCGCTGATCAAGGCCGGTGGCCTTTCCTTCGTTGACCACGGCCTCGGAAGCGTATTTGGATTTGCGCGCGGCATGCTGATCGTGCTGGTGGCGGTGTTGATATGCGGCATGACCGCCATTCCGCAGCAGCCTTTCTGGAAAGATGCGATCCTTAGCCCCTTTGCCGAATCCGCGGCACGCAGCGTCAAGCCTTTCCTGCCTGGGGAATTTGCCCGGCATGTACAGTTTTGA
- a CDS encoding SPOR domain-containing protein, protein MGLLSFLRKNKQESRSDSTFQSRAEEDSDAVRSRGKRSRTGKERGRASDPVLPEKKRARRRLVGAVALVLAAVVGLPMILDSEPKPVTDDIAIDIPSKDKRSQAGAVQTPPVATAPKLPSNAGLDKDEEVIDPASLPTPSEAAPSTAARSEMPQLVKPEPKPRAEPRAETPRPPKPEGKNEAKPERKTELAHAKPESKPAPHAAEKVDEASRAKAILEGRAEPKPEAKKDSGRFVVQVAALATQDKVDELQGKLRSAGISSFTQKVSTDGGSRTRIRVGPFSSKEEADRVRAKLSKIGLAGTLVPA, encoded by the coding sequence ATGGGCTTGCTCTCATTCCTTCGCAAAAACAAGCAGGAATCCCGTTCCGACAGCACATTTCAATCGCGTGCCGAGGAGGATTCCGACGCCGTGCGCAGCCGCGGCAAGCGCAGCAGGACAGGCAAGGAACGCGGCAGGGCCTCTGACCCGGTGCTTCCCGAGAAGAAACGTGCCCGTCGGCGCCTGGTTGGTGCCGTGGCGCTGGTGCTGGCCGCCGTAGTCGGCCTGCCGATGATTCTCGACTCCGAGCCCAAGCCGGTCACCGACGACATTGCCATCGACATTCCTTCCAAGGACAAGCGCAGCCAGGCTGGCGCCGTGCAAACGCCCCCGGTGGCGACCGCGCCCAAGCTGCCCAGCAACGCCGGCCTGGACAAGGACGAGGAAGTGATCGACCCGGCAAGCCTGCCTACGCCAAGCGAAGCGGCGCCATCCACCGCGGCGCGCTCGGAAATGCCGCAGCTGGTCAAGCCTGAACCCAAGCCCCGTGCCGAGCCGCGCGCCGAGACGCCGCGCCCGCCCAAGCCCGAAGGCAAGAACGAAGCCAAGCCCGAGCGCAAAACCGAACTGGCGCATGCCAAGCCCGAGTCCAAGCCGGCGCCGCACGCCGCCGAGAAGGTGGACGAGGCCAGCCGCGCCAAGGCCATTCTGGAAGGCCGCGCGGAGCCAAAACCGGAAGCGAAGAAGGATTCCGGCCGTTTTGTGGTGCAGGTCGCGGCACTTGCCACGCAGGACAAGGTCGATGAATTACAGGGCAAATTGCGTTCAGCCGGTATTTCTTCCTTTACACAGAAAGTATCGACGGATGGCGGCAGCCGTACCCGTATCCGGGTTGGCCCTTTCAGCAGCAAGGAAGAGGCCGACCGGGTGCGGGCCAAGCTGTCGAAGATCGGCCTTGCTGGCACCCTGGTGCCGGCCTGA
- the folC gene encoding bifunctional tetrahydrofolate synthase/dihydrofolate synthase — protein MNNPNLPTTLPDWLSRLEAMHPKAIDMGLERVAQVRDTLGLRFDCPVITVGGTNGKGSTCAMLEAILLQAGYRVGLYTSPHLVHFNERARVNGEIVDDAAMVEQFEAVETARGEVSLTYFEFTTLAILRLFAQAGLDVVILEVGLGGRLDAVNVIDADVAIVTSVDIDHTEYLGVTREQIGFEKAGIFRSGRPAICSDPVPPESLKKHAEDIGADLWLLGRDFNYSGDKQQWNYGGRSMRRNALGYPGLRGANQLLNACAALAALEALRDRLPLGAQEVRSGLAMVELPGRFQVLPGRPTVVLDVAHNPHAAGALAQNLGNMGFHPYTFAVFGAMSDKDIDGIIAHMKPHIDHWCVTDLPLPRAASASSIAEKLSEAGVQGAGAPDAEHSILTFASPEEAYANARSRAGENDRIAVFGSFLTVAGVIAARKSEYH, from the coding sequence ATGAACAATCCCAACCTGCCCACCACGCTCCCCGACTGGCTGAGCCGCCTTGAAGCCATGCATCCCAAAGCGATCGACATGGGTCTCGAGCGGGTAGCGCAAGTGCGCGACACCCTTGGCCTGCGCTTCGACTGCCCGGTCATTACCGTGGGCGGCACCAATGGCAAGGGGTCGACCTGCGCGATGCTGGAAGCCATTCTGCTGCAGGCAGGCTATCGCGTCGGGCTCTACACATCGCCGCACCTGGTGCATTTCAATGAGCGGGCACGCGTGAATGGCGAGATCGTCGATGATGCGGCCATGGTCGAGCAGTTCGAGGCGGTCGAGACTGCCCGCGGCGAGGTGTCGCTGACCTACTTCGAATTCACCACGCTGGCGATACTGCGCCTGTTCGCCCAGGCTGGCCTGGATGTCGTGATCCTGGAAGTCGGGCTGGGCGGGCGGCTCGATGCAGTCAATGTGATCGATGCCGATGTGGCCATCGTCACCAGCGTCGACATCGACCATACCGAATACCTGGGCGTGACGCGCGAGCAGATCGGCTTTGAAAAAGCCGGCATTTTCCGCAGCGGCCGTCCGGCGATCTGCAGCGACCCGGTGCCGCCGGAGTCGCTGAAGAAGCATGCGGAAGACATCGGCGCCGACCTCTGGCTGCTGGGCAGGGATTTCAACTATTCCGGCGACAAGCAGCAGTGGAATTACGGTGGCCGGAGCATGCGCCGCAATGCACTCGGCTATCCCGGACTGCGCGGCGCCAACCAGTTGCTCAACGCCTGCGCCGCGCTGGCCGCGCTGGAAGCGCTGCGTGACCGCCTGCCGCTCGGCGCCCAGGAAGTGCGCAGCGGACTGGCCATGGTGGAGTTGCCGGGACGCTTCCAGGTATTGCCTGGCAGACCGACCGTGGTGCTGGATGTTGCGCATAATCCACATGCGGCAGGCGCGCTGGCCCAGAATCTCGGCAATATGGGTTTCCATCCTTACACCTTCGCCGTGTTTGGTGCGATGAGCGACAAGGATATCGACGGCATCATCGCGCACATGAAACCGCATATCGACCATTGGTGCGTGACCGATTTACCTCTGCCAAGAGCCGCCAGTGCGAGCAGCATCGCCGAAAAATTGTCGGAAGCCGGTGTGCAGGGCGCCGGGGCGCCGGATGCCGAACACAGCATCCTGACATTTGCCAGCCCGGAAGAAGCCTATGCAAATGCGAGAAGCAGGGCAGGGGAGAATGATAGAATTGCGGTTTTCGGATCTTTCCTTACAGTAGCAGGCGTGATAGCCGCACGTAAATCCGAATATCACTGA
- the accD gene encoding acetyl-CoA carboxylase, carboxyltransferase subunit beta, producing MSWLEKLLPPRIQRSGTANRKSVPEGLWVKCPSCEAVLYRTDLESNIHVCPKCSHHLRIRARERLDALLDAEGRYEIGHEALPVDTLKFKDSKKYPERLKSAMEATGETDALVVLGGAIMSLPVVIACFEFEFMGGSMGSVVGERFVRGAQMALEQKVPFICITATGGARMQEGLLSLMQMAKTTAMLTKLSEKRLPFISVLTDPTMGGVSASFAFMGDVVIAEPKALIGFAGPRVIENTVREKLPEGFQRAEFLVQKGAVDMIVDRRKMREEIARLLALLQNQSADVLA from the coding sequence ATGAGCTGGCTAGAGAAACTGCTACCCCCGCGCATACAACGTTCCGGCACGGCCAACCGCAAGTCGGTGCCGGAAGGACTCTGGGTCAAGTGCCCGTCCTGCGAGGCGGTGCTGTACCGCACCGACCTGGAGTCGAATATTCACGTCTGCCCCAAGTGCAGCCATCACCTGCGCATCCGCGCCCGCGAGCGCCTGGACGCGCTGCTCGACGCCGAAGGCCGCTATGAAATCGGCCATGAAGCGCTGCCGGTCGATACCCTGAAATTCAAGGACAGCAAGAAATATCCGGAACGCCTGAAGTCGGCCATGGAAGCCACCGGCGAAACCGATGCCCTGGTCGTGCTGGGCGGCGCCATCATGTCGCTGCCGGTGGTGATTGCCTGCTTCGAATTCGAATTCATGGGCGGCTCGATGGGCTCGGTCGTGGGCGAGCGCTTCGTGCGCGGCGCCCAGATGGCGCTCGAACAGAAGGTGCCCTTCATCTGTATTACCGCCACTGGCGGCGCCCGCATGCAGGAAGGCCTGCTGTCGCTGATGCAGATGGCCAAGACCACCGCCATGCTGACCAAGCTGTCGGAAAAGCGTCTGCCCTTCATTTCGGTGCTGACAGATCCGACCATGGGCGGCGTGTCGGCCTCGTTTGCCTTCATGGGCGACGTCGTGATTGCCGAGCCGAAGGCGCTGATCGGCTTCGCCGGCCCGCGCGTGATCGAGAATACGGTGCGGGAAAAGCTGCCGGAAGGCTTCCAGCGCGCGGAATTCCTGGTGCAGAAGGGCGCGGTGGACATGATCGTCGACCGCCGCAAGATGCGCGAGGAAATCGCCCGCCTGCTGGCGCTGCTGCAGAACCAGTCGGCCGACGTCCTCGCGTAA
- the trpA gene encoding tryptophan synthase subunit alpha: MSRIEPTFAALAAQKRTALITFITAGDPAPELTVPLMHSLVAGGVDVLELGVPFSDPMAEGPVIQRASERALKHGVGTGDVLGYVREFRRSNTTTPVVLMGYANPIERMGQEAFVKAAREAGVDGTIVVDYPPEECEEFARLMKENGMDTIFLLAPTSTDERIRQVAKVGGGFSYYVSLKGVTGAGNIDIDEVSRRIEHIRRDVKLPIGVGFGIRDAATACAIASVADGVVIGSRIIQEMESAPQDEAVAVAHAFVATIRQALDEQSAAAGRSV; this comes from the coding sequence ATGTCCCGCATTGAACCCACCTTCGCCGCGCTGGCGGCACAAAAAAGAACCGCGCTGATCACCTTCATCACCGCCGGCGATCCGGCGCCCGAACTGACGGTGCCGCTGATGCACTCCCTAGTTGCCGGCGGCGTCGACGTGCTGGAGCTGGGCGTCCCGTTTTCCGATCCGATGGCCGAGGGCCCGGTGATCCAGCGCGCCAGCGAGCGTGCCCTGAAGCATGGCGTCGGCACCGGCGACGTGCTCGGCTATGTGCGTGAATTTCGCCGCAGCAACACCACCACGCCGGTGGTGCTGATGGGGTACGCCAACCCGATCGAGCGCATGGGCCAGGAAGCCTTTGTCAAGGCAGCGCGCGAGGCCGGCGTCGACGGCACCATCGTGGTCGACTATCCGCCCGAAGAGTGCGAGGAATTCGCCCGCCTGATGAAGGAAAACGGCATGGATACCATCTTCCTGCTGGCGCCCACGTCCACCGACGAGCGCATCCGCCAGGTAGCCAAGGTCGGCGGCGGCTTCAGCTATTACGTCTCGCTCAAGGGCGTGACCGGCGCTGGCAATATCGACATCGACGAGGTCAGCCGCCGGATCGAACATATCCGCCGCGACGTGAAGCTGCCCATCGGCGTTGGCTTCGGCATCCGTGACGCCGCCACCGCCTGCGCCATCGCTTCGGTGGCGGATGGCGTGGTGATCGGCAGCCGCATCATCCAGGAAATGGAAAGTGCGCCGCAGGACGAGGCGGTGGCGGTTGCCCACGCCTTTGTCGCCACGATCCGCCAGGCGCTCGACGAACAGAGCGCGGCCGCCGGCCGGTCGGTGTAA
- the trpB gene encoding tryptophan synthase subunit beta yields MTTQTSNAQELGQYNLPDARGHFGPYGGSFVSETLTHALTELREAYAYYQKDPEFLAEFNYELKHFVGRPSPIYHAKRWSELAGGAQIYFKREDLNHTGAHKINNVIGQALLAKRMGKPRVIAETGAGQHGVATATICARFGLECVVYMGSEDTRRQIQNLYRMELLGAKVVPVESGSKTLKDALNEAMRDWVTNIENTFYIIGTVAGPHPYPMMVRDFQSVIGEECLTQMPEMIGRQPDYVVACIGGGSNAMGIFHPYIPYPDVQLIGVEAAGNGIETGKHSASLLAGTPGVLHGNRTYLLQDANGQIIETHSVSAGLDYPGVGPEHAWLKDIGRAQYVSITDDEAIEAFHRSCRIEGIIPALESSHALAYAAKLAATLPKDKSILVNLSGRGDKDMHTVAERTKRAL; encoded by the coding sequence ATGACTACCCAAACCAGCAATGCCCAGGAACTGGGCCAGTACAACCTGCCCGATGCGCGCGGCCACTTCGGCCCGTATGGCGGCAGCTTCGTCTCCGAAACACTGACCCACGCGCTGACCGAGCTGCGCGAGGCTTATGCGTACTATCAGAAAGACCCGGAATTCCTGGCGGAATTCAACTACGAGCTGAAGCACTTCGTCGGCCGTCCCAGCCCGATCTACCACGCCAAGCGCTGGTCTGAACTGGCCGGCGGCGCCCAGATCTATTTCAAGCGCGAAGACCTGAACCATACCGGCGCCCACAAGATCAATAACGTGATCGGCCAGGCGTTGCTGGCCAAGCGCATGGGCAAGCCGCGCGTGATCGCGGAAACCGGCGCCGGCCAGCATGGCGTGGCCACCGCCACCATCTGCGCCCGCTTTGGCTTGGAATGCGTGGTCTACATGGGCAGCGAAGACACCCGTCGCCAGATCCAGAACCTGTACCGCATGGAATTGCTGGGCGCAAAGGTGGTGCCGGTGGAGTCGGGCTCCAAGACCCTGAAGGACGCGCTCAATGAAGCCATGCGCGACTGGGTCACCAACATCGAAAACACTTTCTACATCATCGGCACCGTGGCCGGCCCGCATCCGTATCCGATGATGGTGCGCGACTTCCAGTCGGTGATCGGGGAGGAATGCCTGACCCAGATGCCGGAGATGATTGGCCGCCAGCCGGACTACGTGGTGGCCTGCATCGGCGGCGGCTCCAATGCAATGGGCATCTTCCATCCCTACATTCCTTACCCGGACGTGCAGCTGATCGGCGTGGAAGCGGCCGGCAACGGCATCGAGACCGGCAAGCATTCGGCGTCGCTGCTGGCCGGCACGCCGGGCGTGCTGCACGGCAACCGTACCTATCTGCTGCAGGATGCGAACGGCCAGATCATCGAGACCCATTCGGTCTCGGCCGGCCTGGACTATCCGGGCGTCGGCCCCGAGCATGCCTGGCTGAAGGACATCGGCCGCGCCCAGTACGTGTCGATCACCGATGATGAAGCGATCGAGGCTTTCCACAGGAGCTGCCGCATCGAAGGCATCATTCCGGCGCTGGAATCGAGCCATGCGCTTGCCTATGCCGCCAAGCTGGCCGCGACGCTGCCCAAGGACAAGAGCATCCTGGTCAACCTGTCCGGACGCGGCGACAAGGATATGCATACCGTCGCCGAACGCACCAAGCGCGCCCTGTGA